From Kwoniella europaea PYCC6329 chromosome 3, complete sequence, one genomic window encodes:
- a CDS encoding 5-aminolevulinic acid synthase: MQVTSLLRYSGVCPFLGHSTATSLRSMASTNVSSNVSSLTAKAMTCPMMGPKLASISQARTYASVAGNKEVEEIHKQKNVQFNSAEAAKCPHAQAAREAAANVKETARTAGRFDYQQFYDAELQKKHKDKSYRYFNNINRLAAKFTIAHTSNVKDEVNVWCANDYLGMSKNPVVLGTMKRTLDRYGAGAGGTRNIAGNGALHLSLEDELASLHRKQAALVFSSCYVANDACLATIGAKLPGCVIFSDSMNHASMIQGIRHSGAKKVIFKHNDMADLEAKLQAVPKETPKIIAFESVYSMCGSVAPIEAICDLADKYGAITFLDEVHAVGMYGPNGAGVAEHLDYDAHLATRLSSDPVKGSVMDRIDIITGTLGKAYGVVGGYIAGSADLVDVVRSYAPGFIFTTSLPPAVVAGAQASIAYQREYKGDRRLQQLNTREVKRQLNGLDIPVVPNPSHIIPVLVGDAALAKEASDMLLSNHKIYVQSINYPTVAVGEERLRITPTPGHSTEQITHLVESLDNVFNKLELKRISDWKAIGGRAGVGAPNTVPVENVWSDRQLGLDDGSAPTRLANGAKGVVRDEAVEVAQKRLTHLLGADAGPALASIPYV, translated from the exons ATGCAGGTAACCTCACTCCTTCGATACTCGGGAGTATGTCCTTTCCTAGGACACTCCACCGCGACATCCCTCCGATCGATGGCATCCACCAACGTATCGTCAAATGTCTCATCGCTCACTGCGAAAGCTATGACCTGTCCTATGATGGGTCCCAAACTCGCTTCCATCTCTCAAGCTAGAACTTACGCTTCTGTAGCTGGTAACAAGGAGGTCGAAGAGATTCACAAG CAAAAGAACGTTCAATTCAACAGTGCCGAAGCTGCTAAATGCCCTCACGCTCAAGCTGCAAGAGAAGCTGCTGCGAACGTTAAAGAAACTGCTCGTACTGCTGGTAGATTCGATTATCAACAGTTCTATGATGCCGAGTTGCAAAAGAAACACAAAGACAA GTCATACCGATACTTTAACAATATCAATCGACTCGCCGCTAAATTCACGATCGCGCATACTTCGAATGTCAAGGATGAAGTCAATGTTTGGTGTGCGAATGATTATTTAGGTATGAGTAAGAACCCGGTTGTCCTCGGTACTATGAA ACGCACTCTCGATCGATacggtgcaggtgcaggtggtaCCCGTAACATCGCTGGTAACGGTGCATTACACCTTTCACTCGAAGATGAACTCGCATCCCTTCATCGAAAACAAGCTGCGCTCGTATTTTCCTCATGTTACGTTGCCAATGATGCTTGTCTCGCCACCATCGGAGCCAAATTACCTGGATGTGTGATTTTCTCTGATTCGATGAATCACGCATCGATGATTCAAGGTATCCGACATTCCGGTGCCAAGAAGGTCATCTTCAAGCATAATGATATGGCCGATCTAGAAGCTAAACTTCAAGCTGTACCTAAAGAAACACCTAAGATCATCGCTTTCGAAAGTGTCTATTCCATGTGTGGATCCGTCGCTCCCATCGAGGCCATCTGTGACCTTGCCGACAAATACGGTGCCATAACTTTCTTAGATGAAGTACATGCTGTAGGAATGTACGGACCTAATGGTGCTGGTGTAGCTGAACATCTCGATTACGATGCTCATCTTGCTACTCGACTTTCGTCCGACCCAGTCAAGGGAAGTGTCATGGATCGAATCGACATCATCACTGGTACTCTCGGTAAAGCCTATGGAGTCGTTGGTGGATACATTGCTGGATCAGCCGACTTGGTCGATGTAGTTCGATCTTACGCTCCtggattcatcttcaccacctcttTGCCTCCTGCTGTCGTTGCTGGTGCTCAGGCCTCGATCGCTTATCAAAGGGAATACAAAGGTGATAGAAGATTACAACAGCTCAATACCCGAGAAGTCAAGAGACAGTTGAACGGTCTCGATATCCCTGTCGTACCCAACCCTTCGCACATCATTCCGGTCTTAGTGGGCGATGCGGCTTTGGCGAAAGAAGCTTCCGATATGTTATTGTCCAACCATAAGATCTACGTGCAATCTATCAACTACCCCACCGTCGCTGTTGGGGAAGAAAGACTGAGAATCACTCCTACACCTGGTCACTCGACTGaacagatcactcacctggtcGAATCGCTCGATAACGTATTCAATAAACTTGAATTGAAGAGAATTTCAGATTGGAAAGCCATCGGAGGACGAGCCGGTGTAGGTGCACCTAACACTGTTCCAGTGGAGAATGTCTGGTCCGACAGACAATTAggtttggatgatggatctgCTCCTACCAGATTGGCCAACGGTGCCAAGGGAGTTGTAAGAGATGAAGCTGTTGAAGTCGCTCAGAAGAGATTGACTCATTTACTTGGTGCTGATGCTGGACCAGCTTTGGCTTCTATCCCTTATGTGTAA
- a CDS encoding 60S ribosomal protein L37a, whose protein sequence is MPLPLLITKKVGVTGKYGTRYGASLRKTVKKMEITQHARYACPSCGKNAVKRTAVGIWKCKGCAKVYAGGAYTFGTPSAATVRSTIRRLREVAEV, encoded by the exons ATGCCCTTGCCCTTGCTCAT AACTAAGAAGGTCGGTGTCACCGGTAAATACGGTACTCGTTACGGTGCTTCCTTGAGAAAGAC CgtcaagaagatggaaatcaCCCAACACGCTCGATACGCTTGTCCTTCGTGTGGAAAG AACGCCGTCAAGAGAACCGCCGTCGGTATCTGGAAATGTAAAGGATGCGCCAAGGTCTACGCCGGTGGTGCTTACACTTTCGGTACCCCCTCAGCCGCCACCGTACGATCTACCATCAGACGATTAAGAGAAGTTGCTGAAGTATAA
- a CDS encoding GTP cyclohydrolase I produces MSSSDKPTLSSSPSNSTRNPPAPTSSRPIPTANLNNLSLLSESSTGSWERGRMHGNARSPPTHTSSLEAGLPGVPGSFSAEGGLNKPWPANQGLSKPDPATGRVKFQPQSNVPHYSRTPREGYGFRPTSGSTTPTTSASASASGSLAYPFPAIHRSTRDDEDDLDHRPDGRSMDELRTEVRDELDKNGLLIQAARGVVKDVAGNEGEERGIADEEGLGWPAKSTHLRLHSSPTEKAANLQLLSSAIRTVLECIGEDPDREGLQRTPERYAKALMWMTKGYEERLVDVINDAVFAEDHDEMVIVRDIEVFSLCEHHMVPFTGKISIGYIPNKLVLGLSKLARIAETFSRRLQVQERLTKQVALAVEEAIRPRGVAVVMEASHMCMSMRGVQKPGATTVTSTMLGCFRSQQKTREEFLTLIRTPSVTHR; encoded by the exons ATGTCATCATCCGACAAACCAACTCTATCTTCCTCACCATCCAACTCTACTCGTAatccacctgcacctacTTCTTCACGACCAATCCCAACTGCCAACTTGAACAACCTTTCTCTGTTATCCGAGTCATCAACAGGAAGttgggaaagaggaaggatgcATGGGAACGCCCGATCACCCCCAACTCACACATCAAGCTTGGAAGCTGGCTTACCCGGTGTCCCCGGCTCTTTCTCGGCGGAGGGAGGGTTGAATAAACCTTGGCCAGCTAATCAAGGATTGAGTAAACCTGATCCAGCAACTGGCAGAGTCAAATTCCAACCTCAATCAAATGTACCTCATTATTCCCGAACACCAAGAGAAGGATATGGTTTTAGACCTACATCCGGATCTACTACACCTACTACCTCTGCTTCTGCATCTGCCTCGGGAAGCTTGGCATACCCTTTCCCTGCGATACATCGCTCAACGagagatgacgaagatgatttggatcaTAGACCGGATGGTAGATCCATGGATGAACTGAGAACGGAAGTCagagatgaattggataaGAATGGACTGTTAATCCAAGCTGCTAGGGGGGTTGTAAAGGATGTAGCGGGtaatgaaggtgaggagaGAGGGAttgctgatgaagaaggattgggtTGGCCAG CCAAATCTACCCATCTCCGACTTCATTCATCGCCAACTGAGAAAGCTGCCAATCTCCAATTACTCTCCTCGGCCATTCGAACGGTTCTAGAATGTATAGGTGAAGACCCAGATAGAGAGGGATTACAACGTACGCCCGAAAGATACGCCAAGGCTTTGATGTGGATGACGAAAGGATatgaagagagattggtAGATGTAATTAACGATGCTGTCTTTGCTGAGGATCACGACGAGATGGTAATTGTTAGAGATATAGAGGTGTTTAGTCTGTGTGAACATCACATGGTCCCTTTTACTGGTAAA ATATCTATCGGTTATATACCCAATAAATTGGTCTTGGGTTTGTCCAAACTAGCCAGAATAGCCGAAACGTTCTCTCGAAGATTACAGGTCCAAGAGAGGTTGACAAAGCAAGTTGCCCTGGCTGTTGAAGAAGCCATACGACCTAGAGGTGTAGCTGTTGTAATGGAAGCTTC ACACATGTGCATGTCAATGAGAGGTGTGCAGAAACCTGGTGCTACTACTGTTACCAGTACGATGCTTGGATGTTTCAGATCGCAGCAGAAGACtagagaagag TTCCTTACGCTCATTAGAACACCCAGTGTCACTCATCGTTAA